The sequence CCACATATTTCTCAGCAAACTCAGATCTTGCCTCGGGGCACTCGGTATTATTTGATTTATCCGAAGGGATAAATCTCCCTCCGCCCCTTCCAAGGCTGGCACGCTACGAGTGCCTTGAACCTGCAGACACCGGGGCTCGGCTGAACGCTGGCCTCTGCTGCCGCaggccctgctccctccccactcCCCTCCTTCCTAAGGTGACCAGCCTGACACGACAATAAATCAGGGCAGGAACCCAAGCGTCGTCCTTTCACCCGTAACCTCTGGCCGTCTCGCTTTGCCCAGAGCCTTATcgcagctccctggggagccaCCAGGCACCGCGGTCACCCCAGAGGCCTCCCCGTGCTGCTTGCGAGCTGCAAGGTtttggggaggctgcagcaggaggctgcagcaggcagggaagagGCGCGCTTGCCGCCTGCCGTCAGCAGCCTGAACTGAAAGGAGAAGATCGCTGCGATGCCGAcacctctgccagcccctcCAGGCCTCCACTGACTTGACGTGGAGCAAGCAGCTCAGCAGACCTCCTCTCCTCGCTGCCCACCTCTGCTCTGACACGAGGATGTACTCGTCTGCGTGGAGCAAGCAGCTCCACATCGTGATGTAGCTACGGCTTTCGCTTCAGTCAGCACGAAACTCGCTTTGGGACATTAGCAGAAGCAGTTCAAAAAAATGCGTCAaactctcctcctgccctctaCAACCTCACAGATAGTCCGTGAAAGTGCATTAAGGGGAGAGATGTGCGTTTTGTCTACCAAAAccaataatttatattttaactcCAGCACCAAAGCTCTGCAATAAAGCATGGGACAAAGACCTTACAGTTTAAAGTCACCTACACAAGCTCAGACCACTTTTATGATAGAAGCTTGCTCGCTGCAAGCTGCAACCCCGTGGGCTGGAGGAATAGAGGGTTTCACTGGGAAGAGCTGTCACACCCACCCACGGGTGATGTAAGGAAGAGAGCAAGCCACACAGGTGCCAATGAGTGTAGCTATAAGTTATTTATTCTGCAAAATAGAGGTATCTTCTATGGAGTTGAACACTGGAATCACAGCATTATGAATTGAGTTGTGGAAACATTATGACAGCACGCACACACGCAGGCACACGCACGTACACCTACCCACGCGCACACACAGCCTTTGTACAGGCCCCTACTCTTGCATTATCCAGAAGGGAGCCCTCTCTGCAACTTTATTTGTAGAAACCTGCAGCGAGGGTTGCATTCAAGACCCCTTCCCTTATTCACAGGGCTTCCAAGGGGCAGAGGTCAGCCGGGACGAGGTGCATGGCACAGGCAACACGTGTGTAGAGAGCGCAGCACACGCTCCCCAGCCCAGCGCTCAGCACATCCCGGAGAGGAGTTAACTCTGGGCAGAACACAGCTCTCAGCTGCAGCGCTCTCATCCCTGCCTCAGTCTTTGCTCACGCAGCCGAGCGCTGGGTGGTCGGAGGAGGCACATTTCCACGTTAGGACACCGTCAGCGCTCCCTGCTCGCCATGGTCCATGTTCCAAAGCCGGTAAAACTCTGCAAAGTCCACGTAGGGCTCTACGCGCCCGTCTTCATCGGGCTGGAGCGAGTGGGTGGGTCGGGAGCGGAAGAGACCCCCATCCGAActtgagctgctgctctgcgtgTGGGTGTTGGTGGACTGGAGAGTCACAGTGGGGCTTTGGCTGTGGAGAAAGAGAACACAGACATCTTTATTTTGCCCCCCATGTGCAACTTTGCACACAAAAGGCACCAGAATAAGTGGCAGTTCTTCACAGATTAAGCTATCCTTTGTAAACAGGTAAAAGTTACAGCCCTCCTGCTCTGTCAGAGCACTGGGTATGTTGAGAAGTGTGTGGAACTGATGAATGCCAAAGACACCTGCCTCACCTTTAACTGGACAACCTTAAGTACAACCAGACGTCcgaggggagaaggaagggggaaaaagggaaagaaggggggaaaaagggaaagaaggggggaaaaagggaaagaagggggggaaaagggaaagaagggggggaaaagggaaagaagggggggaaaagggaaagaagggggggaaaagggaaagaagggggggaaaagggaaagaagggggggaaaagggaaagaagggggggaaaagggaaagaagggggggaaaagggaaagaagggggggaaaagggaaagaagggggggaaaagggaaagaagggggggaaaagggaaagaagggggggaaaagggaaagaagggggggaaaagggaaagaagggggggaaaagggaaagaagggggggaaaagggaaagaagggggggaaaagggaaagaagggggggaaaagggaaagaagggggggaaaagggaaagaagggggggaaaagggaaagaagggggggaaaagggaaagaagggggggaaaagggaaagaagggggggaaaagggaaagaagggggggaaaagggaaagaagggggggaaaagggaaagaagggggggaaaagggaaagaagggggggaaaagggaaagaagggggggaaaagggaaagaagggggggaaaagggaaagaagggggggaaaagggaaagaagggggggaaaagggaaagaagggggggaaaagggaaagaagggggggaaaagggaaagaagggggggaaaagggaaagaagggggggaaaagggaaagaagggggggaaaGGGCATGCACTCTGCTGGCTTCCTCATACCCATTCAGAACAATCTTTACGAGAAGAGTCTGGCAGCAGCAAAGCTATTCTTGCATGACCTGTGTTAGAGCCAAAGCAGCCCTGGTGTGTCAGCCTCATTGTTTTTGGAGCTACCAGAACACAATAACCATAGAGCttcttcacttttctgtttgtacaCACTCCACCCTGTGCCAAAGGCTGAATTCAAACCAGAGCCATGAGTACGATCCTGCAAAGCAGATCCAAACAGAATCCAGGTCTAAcctttgtcattttttctaCCCTGGCCTCCGCCTCTGAGGAAGCCAGCTTGTGCAGCACCACCTCTCCTGCACATCCCCCTTTccttattaaaaatgaagggCACCCATACTCCCTCCATGCACAGCACCCAACACTCTTAGCACCCAACATCCAAAGAGAAGGGCTGCTTGCTGCCAGAGTGCCCTCCAGTGACAGCAGCAGATGCTTCTCCCAGGGCATGTTCCCAGAGCTGGctccagcgctgcttgcttTGCTCATTCCCACCCCTCACACATCGCTCTCCAGCCAACAACTTCGGCTGGCTGTCAGTactgcagccaggagggctgCGCTGCAGATAAGGGAATGAGTGACGGGTAACTGACAGGTATCTCTCTGCTTCCCAACCACTTCACCCAGCATGAGGTACGGGGGGCTGCGGGTATCAAGAGGGCAGGGTATTTACTTAGTGAGGGTGGGGGTGGCTTCATCCAGAGTCGAGCTGCTGTGGGCACCGTTGACCATCTGGCCTTGGGAAGGCATGACAAGGGACAGCGTGACACTTGTCTTGCTTGTGCTTTGGGAGCTGGAGTATGGCACGGAGACTGGGTAGACGCGGCCTCCTGGGAagtgagaaaacagaattataaaCGCAGGTGAGACATCAGTGACCGATGGTGCACAGCGTCAAAGAAAGGTCAAAGGAAGGGTCAAAGATCCCAAGGGAAGAATTTATATCAAACTGCCTTTCTTAGATGTAAATTGTTGCAGACTCTAGACCTCAGAAGCCAATAATCcgtttaataaaaaaaatctacactGAGCACCTCCTCTCCCAACATTAGGTCAATGCCAGATCAATCAAGAGGACTTATCTTCCACCCTCTATTGTTTCCTTCTCTCCGCAGCATACCTTGTGTTGGTGTTAGCGTGGGCTGGCTCATCTCACCCAAGGGGTACCCAAAGTTCCTTACGAGCAGCGTCATGTCTTCGTGCCGGGGACAGAACTTGGACCGTTCCCCACCGCTGGCAAAAGTGTCGCAGTGGATCCTCTTAACACGGTCCACCACTGCTTGGGCCACAGCATCCAGCGAAGTCTGCTTGGCAAACTCTGTGGCTATCATGGCTGCAATTTCCTgggcagagagggaaaaaaaaaggagaaggatgTTTAGGAGATTCTGGAGGAAATCTTATCCGGCCAAGTGATCTAAGAGTTTTTATGGCAACTTATCCAGCCAGGGGCCTTGCCAGTCTCACTTGCTGATACGTGCCTTGTGCCTAGAATCGTCCCACTCCCTTTAAAGGGCTCCTCCTAAAGGGGCAGGAAGCTGCCTGGAAGAACTGGCTTGGCAAAGCAACCCTCCCATCATTACAGGCTGGAATGGGGTGGCACAGGCACCCGGCACAGGCACCCGGCCCAGGCAGCACTCACAGGACAGATGTGGAGGATGGTCTGTACAAGAGAGCTGACACCCCCGCAGGAGGTCAATAGCTGAGGGAACGTTTCCTGTGAGAGCACACTCACCTGGTTGGCCTGCCCAGGCCCGTGAGCTGCCTCCAGAGCTTTGTAGAGCCCTTCAGACATAAGCACCAAGAAGCCAGTCACCCCGTCCAGCGAGTGCCCTCCGTGGATTTCAGGCTCTGCTATGATGGGCTTAGATTTAGCAGCACTGGAAAGAGACAGGGTTTTTAATAAACACTGCTGCCACACTAGGTAAGAACAGAGGGTCATGAAGAAGAGGGACTAAAACCACAAAGCAAGTTTTTCTGACCTGAGTAGTTCAATATCAGTGTAGCCATATTTGACTTTGTAATCTCCAATGCGCCGAGTGCTTTCCTGCCCACGAATAGTTCccacttgttttattttccctgcatCCAAACCtgccagattaaaaaaaaaaaaaaattcgaCGTTTGGGAAACTTGCAGGACTCCCTGCGGTCATACTGTcagcaaggagaaaagaaatatccaCAGCTAAAGAGAACAGTAAGATGAAGCAAGATGCCAAAAGAGCTTTCTTCCctgcaggaaggaaaggaagagcagtTTGCTCTGTTCCAAGGGACACCTTCTCATTAGCTGTAATCTGGGAACgagagaggagagagatgcACACAGCCCAACACTCACACCGAATGCAGTGGCTGGCCCTGAGACAAAGCCCACGTCCTGGTCCAAAGCCACCAGTAGCAGCTGGCCTGAGCACACAGGCATTTGCTGAAAAGGCAGTGGAACATCTGCGCCTGTCAGCTCTGGACTGCAATGAtgggaggaggaaagcaggaaGGGGGAAAACATATGTGAAggattcttattttttcttccaccctGTTATTGATCCCTGTTCCTAAATTCCGTATGACAAATTCACTAATATGCTAACTAGGAGAAGGAGAAACGGAGAACTGTCTGCAAGGACTGAATTTGCTCAAGTGCTCAGATTGGCGTTAGCTACTCCTAAAACAAGGATAATCCGCAAACAGGTATTTAGTTTAATTAAGTTTAAGGGGATATACCTCTGCTATGTTGTATGTCCGGCAGGGACTATGAAGGAATCACATCTCAAAGAAAGTCCTACCAGGGCCCATCTGGGGATAGCTGCTACGTGAGGCAGGACTCAGAGCAGACGAGCCACTTACCTGGTCTGTCCTGGCAATTCCCCCTTCCTGGTTATACCTGGAGCTAACAggcagaaaatgttattttgagatttttatctAGGGATGACTGTCCTCAGTACAAGGTGAAGGCAAGGGTCCAACTGAAACTCTCCCTCTGAGTCAAACCAAGCCTCACCGCGCAGATGGCTCCACACCTACCCCAGCAGTAAGACACAACTCCGCCATCTGCTGCAGACCGAAGCTGACTCATCAACATGGCCTGGCTCATttgccagctcctggcaggggGATACAAGCTATCGACAGACACAAACACGGGGAAGCTCCAAGCACGCCAGAGAGGTTGTGTCTAAATCACAGCGACTCTCCTGGAGCACTGAGTGAGCTGCAATGTGCTGGGCCTGTGTGCCACACAGGCGTAAggcctctctctccctttccccaggACAGGTGCAACACAGACACCATCATGATAAAGAGTTTGGGGGATAGAATTTATCGCTGTGCTTCAACTTAGCCTCACAACAATCACCACTGGGCCCCCAAAACCCTGTGCACATTGGCTTTTTTCTACTGGCTCTCCCTTCTGTTGGGATTGCCAGCTGGAGAGCCACTGCTGCATTGGATTAAGGTCAGTGTATCTAGCAGATTCCTGTTCCACTGTGGACTGCAGCTAAATTCGAGGTAGTGTTTTTGGCAGTAGAAAGGCTCTCTTTCCCTAGATTCCTGTATTCAGTCCTCTGTTTCATAGCACATGCCACTACTGCAGGAGTatgagtaaggaaaaaaaaaaaaaaagaagagaaatggagTGAAACAAGACCTATCAGCAGAAAACTACCACACTGACAGCCTCACCAGGTAAGAATATAACTACCAGGTGAGCCTCATGAAGAATGCCAAGTTAGATCCACCTAAGCAAAGGCACAGAACATAAGTACCTCAACAAGAAGAGTCTGGTGCTAACAGTCACACAAGTGGCCTGGGCTAGTTCTAGACAAAGAAACACGCCAAGCATTgtaaaggaaaagggaaattgCCAGAAGCAAGATGTCAGTATTAGACAGAGTTCAATGGTTACTGATGTGAGAGCAGTAAATGTCAGTGTTTGGTCTGACTCTGTCTGAAGTCTACCTGCTTTTTTTTGCAGTAGCAGCTTGTACAAAGGCGTATTGAAACGCACCGTCCTGAGGGTGTGGCAGAACCTAACCAGCATAACTGTGGTTTGCCTCCAGAGGGGCAGTCACCTACTGTCCATCCTGCTTCTGCCCTCTGGCTGTGtgcttctgctcctgccttccttATCGACTCTAGTAATCGCACAGCTGGAGGGCAAATCAATGTCAGTTTGGCAGTCAGACATGAAACTAAGTCTCAAAATGAacaaagaggggggaaaaaaaagaaaaaaagatagttTTCTGTAGGTTCAGCAAGCTGAACTTACTCACTCTGTAGCCTCACTGTGGCTAGACACACAGAAAAAGGCACTGAACTCGTAATTTGAAACCACAGCCCACAGGGAGCTTCTTTTTGTGGTCAGTTATTGTTTCCAGTGGCTTGAGTCATTCCTGGTGCCCCAGATAAACTGAGGCACGAGATGTTCTCAGAtaagaagacaaaaatgaagcaCTCACCCAGCTGGGAGAAGCGAAAGAGTTCATCCTCGTTCTCTGTCGTATGGTCCACGTTGAGCTGAGTCACCTGCAGCCCATCCACCGTGGACTTACACAACAGTGCCCGATTGGTACCTGCAGCGGGAGTAGCGAGATGAGGCACCAGATAGCTCTGCGTTAAGACGGAGAACATATCcaaatgggaaaggaaaaggagaggggaataaggacagaaaagaagagaaaagctcATGTACTCTCTCTTCATCATCTCCCAGAAGTAGCCTTGCCCGCAGCACGCTAGGCCTGTTAGGCAGCTCTTCACTTAGGCCTGAGCCAACACCTCACGAGCAAGCTATCCACTCCTCAGCGAACCTGCACTACTGCCTCTCAACCCATTTTTCCCCTGTTCTTTGGACACACACGTGGCGTCTGTCAATATCTGCAGAGATGATCACCCGGACTGATTTCAATTGGGCCTACAAGTAACACGCATATCGCTCATTGGCCACAGACCAAAGAAACTGCCCCCCACGTTCTGATTTCTTTCACTTCCTAGAGCTGCAGCCATCCTCAGAAATGCCTAGACTGAAATGCTAAGAACAAATGCTGAAATACAATGAACAACTCACCAACGTTGGCGATATAGAGCTTGTTGTTAAGAACAACAGCCACGATAGCCATGGCTCCTCCAGAGATCTCCTGCTCTACAACCTTCAATCTCTCCACAATCTTCTGGTACTGAGGAGGCAGCTGGTGGTGAGGAACACCCTGGAACCCAAGATTATGGGGGAGGCTTAAACACACAGTCCACAACACTGAAACTGACTATGTAAGACATACAATTATTTGTTCAATCCTAACAAATCCCGTGGGTCTGATAAGGTTCTGGAAATGACAGTCCAGTTCACCTGAAGACCAGAATTCACATCTGCCCAGGTGCCATGGAAATTTGAGGCCTTGCCTCTCACCCATATCACGTCTTTGTCCTTGGAAGAGCCACGCCTCATGGGCTGAACACCTTTCCACAATATGTTTAGTTCTTTACTAAGAAAACCAATGATGTGTCTACATATTGCCAGTAAGAACATTGGGAACTCTGGGAAGCAGACCAAAACACTTGCTTCACTTCCCACAAGCTCCCAGAAGAGAACTACAGGGACACAATTTTCAATTACAGCTGCCCTCAGACCGGACTGACTAACGTCCCATCCAACAGTCTGGAAAGTAGGACCTCCAGAAATCTCCATTCTTAAGGCCACATTACCTCTGGTAGCTGGGACTGCAGGCTGGCCTTCTCTGCCAAAGCATCATCAATGGACTCCAGGAAGCTTCTTTCTACCACATCAAAAGCCTAAAAAGGGCCATAAGAGAAACTGAGCATTTATCCAGCACCTACAGACCTCTGAGACTACCCATCCTCACCTCTCTAAGACTGGTTCATAAAAGTGGTTGATCACTGTACATATAGACATTCGAGATCACAGCATCATATTAAAACGCAATTATTTTAGTGAAGCTACTTAACAGCTTGTAAAAACAATCTGTTACTACTCAAAACAGGAgacaaaaacatacaaattaCAATCACAGCAATGTCAGAGACCTATCTGATTTTGTATGTTGATTGTAAAAACTTATCTATCACTCAAGTAAGTGTGCTCGCAAATCCATCTCCCCACGCATTAACTTCTCCTTTTCACTCGTTGTCATCTCCTTTACAGGCTGACTTGTTCCTACAAGTCCAGTGAAGACTGGCTGCAGCTTCCTGGAGAGCTCTCAGCAGTGTGCTGACAGAGCTGGGGGACAGATGGGTATGAGGTGGGAGTAAAACAAAGCACTACAGCTGCTCACAGTATGAGTACAATCACAACCATTGGCAGATGTTTCCAAGCCCCTCAGAAACCAGATGCTGCTCCCCTGGTGGCAAAAAGAGGGGGTGGGTAGTGTGAGAAGCAGGAGCTGTTCCCAGCCGAAGCCGCTTTACCTGCAGCAG comes from Anser cygnoides isolate HZ-2024a breed goose chromosome 1, Taihu_goose_T2T_genome, whole genome shotgun sequence and encodes:
- the TAB1 gene encoding TGF-beta-activated kinase 1 and MAP3K7-binding protein 1, coding for MSASPQRPPPAARRRPGRGSGGEGRGEGGGRCCKMAAQRRSLLQSEQQPSWTDDLPSCHLSGVGSAPNRSYSADGKGTEGHPLEDNWLKFRSENNCYLYGVFNGYDGNRVTNFVGQRLSAELLLGQLHADHSDADVRRVLLQAFDVVERSFLESIDDALAEKASLQSQLPEGVPHHQLPPQYQKIVERLKVVEQEISGGAMAIVAVVLNNKLYIANVGTNRALLCKSTVDGLQVTQLNVDHTTENEDELFRFSQLGLDAGKIKQVGTIRGQESTRRIGDYKVKYGYTDIELLSAAKSKPIIAEPEIHGGHSLDGVTGFLVLMSEGLYKALEAAHGPGQANQEIAAMIATEFAKQTSLDAVAQAVVDRVKRIHCDTFASGGERSKFCPRHEDMTLLVRNFGYPLGEMSQPTLTPTQGGRVYPVSVPYSSSQSTSKTSVTLSLVMPSQGQMVNGAHSSSTLDEATPTLTNQSPTVTLQSTNTHTQSSSSSSDGGLFRSRPTHSLQPDEDGRVEPYVDFAEFYRLWNMDHGEQGALTVS